The following are encoded in a window of Nilaparvata lugens isolate BPH chromosome 13, ASM1435652v1, whole genome shotgun sequence genomic DNA:
- the LOC120354029 gene encoding glycerol kinase-like: MSKSKFGPLVGAIDEGTSSCRFLAFASNTAEVLTYHQREVRLIYPREGWVEQDPLEVMEAVHECIERTVANLRHLDIDPSALVATGISNQRETTVVWDKLTGKPLYNAIGQWCSVSSWVDTVSYCVDNVSFCGDTV, translated from the exons ATGTCAAAATCAAAGTTTGGTCCTCTGGTTGGTGCCATAGATGAGGGAACTAGCAGCTGTAGGTTTTTG GCATTTGCGTCGAACACAGCCGAGGTGCTGACTTACCACCAGCGCGAGGTGCGGCTGATCTACCCGCGCGAGGGATGGGTCGAACAGGACCCGCTAGAGGTGATGGAGGCGGTGCACGAGTGCATAGAGCGCACTGTTGCCAACCTGCGCCACCTGGACATCGACCCCAGTGCTCTGGTCGCCACGGGCATCTCCAACCAGCGCGAGACAACTGTCGTCTGGGACAAACTCACTGGCAAGCCGCTCTACAATGCTATCGGTCAGTGGTGTTCTGTATCAAGTTGggttgatactgtatcgtattgtgttgataatgtatcattttgtggtgatactgtataa